Genomic segment of Actinomycetes bacterium:
TGGGGATCCGGGTGGCCAGGAACAGGTTGATCGCCACGATGAAGAGGAGATTCTGCAGGGGGGCGCCGCCAATCGCCCGGCGCCGGCGGAAGAAGAACGCCACCAGCGCGCCGAGCAGCCCGAAGATCGCCCCGGAGGCGCCCACCCCGAGCACGGTGCGGCCGATCGCGAAGCTCGCGGCCGCCCCGACGAACCCGGCCCCCACGTACAGGGCGAGGTAGCGGGCCCGGCCGAGCACGTACTCGAGCTGAGGTCCGAACACGTACAGGGCGTAGCTGTTCAGCGCGAAGTGGAGGATCCCGGCGTGCAGCACCATCACCGTGAACAGCCGCCAGTACTGCCCGCCCTCGGCGATCGCGGCCGAGTTGAGGGCGCCGAGCCGGCACAGCGCCGGCGAGGACGGGTCGAGCAGCCCGGCCACGCCGCCGCTCTGGGCCGCCTCGACCAGCAGCATCACCGCGTTGACGGCGAGCAGACCGAGGGTGACGACCGGGCGGCCCGGTTCGGGCAGCCGCCGGACGTCGGCCCGCTCGCTGGCGTCGTCCGGGCAGAGCTGGCCGACCGGGGCAGGCTGGGCGCACTCGCCGCAGACGGGCCGGTCGCAGCGCGAGCAGCGCAGCGCCGTGGGCCGGTCGGGATGCCGGTAGCAGGTGGCCTGGGCGGGCGCCTGGGCGTGGCGGGCCAGCCATTCCGGGCGG
This window contains:
- a CDS encoding rhomboid family intramembrane serine protease, which produces MPDDQVPDDRPEWLARHAQAPAQATCYRHPDRPTALRCSRCDRPVCGECAQPAPVGQLCPDDASERADVRRLPEPGRPVVTLGLLAVNAVMLLVEAAQSGGVAGLLDPSSPALCRLGALNSAAIAEGGQYWRLFTVMVLHAGILHFALNSYALYVFGPQLEYVLGRARYLALYVGAGFVGAAASFAIGRTVLGVGASGAIFGLLGALVAFFFRRRRAIGGAPLQNLLFIVAINLFLATRIPNIDNLAHIGGFVGGLAGMALLDVVPAGNRRLQLLALAAPFVLGLALTAYGVASFPAGTGEPSCVAL